A single genomic interval of Streptomyces graminofaciens harbors:
- a CDS encoding trypsin-like serine peptidase gives MPSMSSKPTKSTNPAKPFIRRRGIAAAAAVIAAVMVTTTACSKTEDEGTKASASSNAESNVDTGDVDTGSDGGDSKLGDFKLPEGVPTELSADALAQWKNGGWQDFGTWASKAEDFANPYIEDFWTPERIAEAKENMAQLPSVAEAGTAAKGGGKTTQAWMPDGTVKKQNAAKVKATYHKYAAPVGKLFFTTPQGSSVCSAAVVKDPAHPGKSNMVWTAGHCVHAGKSGGWYRNIAFVPSFNNTAKLNITQASNNYRASSVSPYGIYWADWATTSGSWIKGGDASQGTVAAAYDYAVLHVKPEKGAKSLEERVGTALPVWFNAPAANKVKNMKVRGYPAEAQYDGSKMYHCQGATKRFVLGYSYPSKYPAQYMVGCTMNGGASGGPWFTSYKGKTYLVSNNSLSDRATFITGPRLGKNAKEVYLATSKKFK, from the coding sequence ATGCCATCCATGTCATCCAAGCCGACCAAGTCGACCAATCCGGCGAAGCCGTTCATACGCCGCCGCGGCATCGCGGCCGCCGCCGCCGTGATCGCCGCGGTCATGGTCACCACCACGGCCTGCAGCAAGACCGAGGACGAGGGAACGAAGGCATCGGCTTCGTCGAACGCCGAGTCGAACGTCGACACGGGTGACGTCGACACGGGTTCGGACGGCGGTGACTCGAAGCTCGGCGACTTCAAGCTGCCCGAGGGAGTGCCCACCGAGCTCTCCGCCGACGCGCTGGCGCAGTGGAAGAACGGCGGCTGGCAGGACTTCGGCACATGGGCGTCCAAGGCGGAGGACTTCGCCAACCCCTACATCGAGGACTTCTGGACGCCCGAGCGGATCGCCGAGGCCAAGGAGAACATGGCGCAGCTGCCGTCGGTCGCCGAGGCCGGCACCGCGGCCAAGGGCGGCGGCAAGACGACCCAGGCGTGGATGCCCGACGGCACGGTCAAGAAGCAGAACGCCGCCAAGGTCAAGGCCACGTACCACAAGTACGCCGCCCCGGTCGGCAAGCTCTTCTTCACCACCCCGCAGGGCTCCAGCGTCTGCTCCGCCGCGGTCGTGAAGGACCCGGCACACCCGGGCAAGTCGAACATGGTGTGGACCGCCGGGCACTGTGTGCACGCCGGCAAGAGCGGCGGCTGGTACCGCAACATCGCCTTCGTGCCGTCCTTCAACAACACCGCCAAGCTGAACATCACCCAGGCGTCGAACAACTACCGCGCGAGCAGCGTCTCCCCGTACGGCATCTACTGGGCCGACTGGGCCACCACCTCCGGCTCCTGGATCAAGGGCGGTGACGCCAGCCAGGGCACCGTGGCCGCCGCGTACGACTACGCCGTCCTGCACGTGAAGCCGGAGAAGGGCGCCAAGTCGCTGGAGGAGCGGGTCGGTACGGCGCTGCCGGTGTGGTTCAACGCCCCGGCCGCCAACAAGGTCAAGAACATGAAGGTCCGCGGCTACCCGGCCGAGGCCCAGTACGACGGCTCGAAGATGTACCACTGCCAGGGCGCCACCAAGCGCTTCGTGCTCGGCTACAGCTACCCGAGCAAGTACCCGGCCCAGTACATGGTCGGCTGCACCATGAACGGCGGCGCCTCCGGCGGCCCCTGGTTCACGAGCTACAAGGGCAAGACCTACCTGGTCTCCAACAACTCGCTGAGCGACCGGGCCACCTTCATCACCGGCCCGCGCCTCGGCAAGAACGCCAAGGAGGTCTACTTGGCGACCAGCAAGAAGTTCAAGTAG
- a CDS encoding NPP1 family protein: MKTSSRIRRSALVVTGALALVVGAAGSAFAAPPGALPGNAETLEKTWQPAFDYDTDGCYPTPAIGPDGTINGGLKPTGSLSGDCHDASDLDNTNSYSRYKCNNGWCAIMYDLYFEKDQALANSSIGGHRHDWEHVVVWVQNGTAQYVSTSNHGGFTVHAASTVRWDGSHAKVVYHKDGASTHCFRLAGSGDEPPENHKGTWQYPTLVGWNGYPSTTLRDKLSAYDFGSANFGLKDGSFNGNLSKAMPSGISFDPNA, translated from the coding sequence GTGAAGACAAGCTCCCGCATCCGCAGGTCGGCCCTGGTCGTCACAGGCGCCCTCGCTCTGGTCGTCGGCGCCGCCGGCAGCGCGTTCGCCGCCCCGCCCGGCGCTCTGCCCGGCAACGCCGAGACGCTGGAGAAGACCTGGCAACCGGCGTTCGACTACGACACGGACGGCTGTTACCCGACCCCCGCGATCGGCCCCGACGGCACGATCAACGGCGGCCTGAAGCCGACCGGTTCGCTCAGCGGCGACTGCCACGACGCGTCCGACCTCGACAACACCAACAGCTACTCGCGCTACAAGTGCAACAACGGCTGGTGCGCGATCATGTACGACCTCTACTTCGAGAAGGACCAGGCGCTCGCCAACAGCAGCATCGGCGGCCACCGCCACGACTGGGAGCACGTCGTCGTCTGGGTCCAGAACGGCACGGCCCAGTACGTCTCGACGTCCAACCACGGCGGCTTCACCGTGCACGCCGCGTCCACGGTCCGCTGGGACGGCAGCCACGCGAAGGTCGTCTACCACAAGGACGGCGCCAGCACGCACTGCTTCCGCCTCGCGGGCTCGGGCGACGAGCCGCCGGAGAACCACAAGGGCACCTGGCAGTACCCGACGCTCGTCGGCTGGAACGGCTACCCGTCGACCACCCTCCGCGACAAGCTCTCCGCGTACGACTTCGGCAGCGCCAACTTCGGCCTGAAGGACGGCAGCTTCAACGGCAACCTGTCGAAGGCGATGCCGTCGGGGATCTCGTTCGACCCCAACGCCTGA
- a CDS encoding copper homeostasis protein CutC, which produces MPPPALLEVIALTPEDAIAAQAGGADRLELVTDMAADGLTPSVGTFVEVRTAVDIAVRVMLRLGDGFAAGDTGPLVRAACELRAAGAEEFVLGFLDDDLAPDLPAVERIVAELDGCPWTFHRAIDRAADRDALRKQLADLPGLDTYLSAGSTTGVDDGMGTLITEASRRGAPGYAQGLMAGGGLRLDHLPRLRAAGVDAFHIGGAARPGGWTAPVDASAVREWRTALDAPVR; this is translated from the coding sequence ATGCCCCCGCCCGCACTCCTGGAGGTCATCGCCCTCACCCCCGAGGACGCCATCGCCGCCCAGGCCGGCGGAGCCGATCGGCTGGAGTTGGTCACCGACATGGCGGCAGACGGGCTCACGCCGTCCGTGGGGACGTTCGTCGAGGTCAGGACCGCCGTCGATATCGCCGTACGTGTGATGCTGAGGCTCGGGGACGGGTTCGCCGCCGGGGATACGGGCCCGCTCGTCAGGGCCGCGTGCGAGCTGCGTGCCGCCGGGGCCGAAGAGTTCGTACTCGGCTTCCTCGACGACGACCTCGCGCCCGACCTCCCCGCCGTCGAACGAATCGTCGCCGAACTGGACGGCTGCCCCTGGACCTTCCACCGCGCCATCGACCGCGCCGCCGACCGCGACGCCCTCCGCAAACAGCTCGCCGATCTGCCGGGCCTCGACACCTATCTCTCGGCGGGGTCGACAACGGGGGTCGACGACGGGATGGGCACCCTGATCACCGAGGCCTCCCGGCGCGGCGCCCCCGGCTACGCCCAGGGACTCATGGCCGGTGGCGGCCTGCGGCTCGACCATCTCCCCCGCCTGCGCGCCGCCGGCGTGGACGCCTTTCACATCGGCGGCGCGGCCCGCCCGGGCGGCTGGACCGCACCCGTAGACGCCAGTGCCGTACGGGAATGGCGTACGGCACTGGACGCACCCGTCCGGTAG
- a CDS encoding helix-turn-helix domain-containing protein yields the protein MPKPKTLDPSQSTRAMYGAELRHRRERAGMSQEELGTAMFISASFVSMLEAGIRRMRPEFAKVADEVLDADGFFARNLEAARNSPYEHHFADVVEFEGLAQTIKDWAPILVPGLLQTAAYTRAVVRAYDPVLTEDVVEERVAARRARAHIFKDPTKPRYWAVLDEMVVRRPVGGPAVMADQLRHIAAMARHHRIIVQVLPLAEGANAGMEGIFKLMTFEDAPPLVYNQASETGRLFDEPAVVTRSTLTYDLLGGTALSPGVSLDLIEQAAKEYEDAQRSRSEDRDLA from the coding sequence ATGCCCAAGCCGAAGACCCTCGACCCGTCCCAGTCCACGCGCGCCATGTACGGCGCGGAACTCCGTCACCGGCGCGAACGGGCCGGGATGTCCCAGGAGGAACTGGGGACCGCGATGTTCATCAGCGCGTCGTTCGTCAGCATGCTGGAGGCGGGCATCCGACGGATGCGGCCGGAGTTCGCAAAGGTGGCGGACGAGGTTCTGGACGCGGACGGGTTCTTCGCGCGGAACCTGGAGGCGGCGAGGAATTCGCCGTACGAGCACCATTTCGCCGACGTGGTGGAGTTCGAGGGCCTGGCCCAGACGATCAAGGACTGGGCGCCGATTCTGGTCCCCGGCCTGCTCCAGACGGCGGCGTACACGCGGGCGGTGGTCCGGGCGTACGACCCGGTCCTGACGGAGGACGTCGTGGAGGAGCGGGTGGCTGCCCGCCGGGCCCGGGCGCACATCTTCAAGGACCCGACGAAGCCGCGGTACTGGGCGGTGCTGGACGAGATGGTCGTACGCCGCCCGGTGGGTGGACCGGCGGTCATGGCGGATCAGTTGCGGCACATCGCGGCGATGGCGAGGCACCACCGGATCATCGTCCAGGTGCTGCCGCTGGCGGAGGGGGCGAATGCGGGAATGGAAGGCATCTTCAAGTTGATGACGTTCGAGGACGCCCCTCCCCTCGTCTACAACCAAGCGTCCGAAACTGGGCGCCTGTTCGACGAACCGGCTGTGGTGACCCGGTCCACGCTGACCTACGATCTGCTTGGGGGTACGGCGCTGTCGCCTGGCGTGTCCCTCGACCTGATCGAGCAGGCGGCCAAGGAGTACGAGGATGCGCAACGCTCCCGATCTGAGGACCGTGACCTGGCGTAA
- a CDS encoding DUF397 domain-containing protein yields MRNAPDLRTVTWRKSSHSGGTSAECVEVSDDLPGLVPVRDSKNPTGGVLLFGAAAWSRFVAAALER; encoded by the coding sequence ATGCGCAACGCTCCCGATCTGAGGACCGTGACCTGGCGTAAGAGCAGCCACAGCGGCGGAACCAGCGCCGAGTGCGTCGAAGTGAGTGACGACCTCCCCGGCCTCGTCCCCGTCCGCGACAGCAAGAACCCGACCGGCGGCGTACTGCTCTTCGGGGCCGCCGCCTGGTCCCGCTTCGTGGCGGCGGCCCTCGAACGGTGA
- a CDS encoding beta/gamma crystallin domain-containing protein, giving the protein MNRSITRRALRFVGVTGAAMAATLATALPAHAINRVDCAGRNDFFYFEVDGVNPCFANAGTMDVAIYGVGWTSTGNNEVSFKYRTVLGGPLWDSGRLPKWYAFDLGLASGSPSGKVHKIEQITIY; this is encoded by the coding sequence ATGAACCGTTCGATCACTCGTCGCGCCCTGCGCTTCGTCGGTGTCACCGGTGCCGCGATGGCGGCCACCCTCGCGACCGCCCTCCCCGCCCACGCCATCAACAGGGTGGACTGCGCAGGCAGGAACGACTTCTTCTACTTCGAGGTCGACGGGGTCAATCCCTGTTTCGCCAACGCCGGCACCATGGACGTCGCCATTTACGGCGTGGGCTGGACGAGCACCGGCAACAACGAAGTGAGCTTCAAGTACCGCACGGTCCTGGGTGGCCCACTGTGGGACTCGGGCCGACTTCCCAAGTGGTACGCCTTCGACCTCGGCCTCGCGTCCGGTTCCCCCAGCGGCAAGGTCCACAAGATCGAGCAGATCACCATTTACTGA
- a CDS encoding SGNH/GDSL hydrolase family protein: MRRITAAVAAGLMTFAGLAAANAPAEAATTAEAEYVALGDSYASGVGAGSYDPASGDCKRSTKNYPHLWAAAHPKYALKDVTCSGATIADIRDNQLSALSSTTNLVTLTVGGNDAQFSSVVKGCVTESDSYCQTATSWMSYYARNQLVGELTSLYKDIKTRSPKALILVFGYPQTLSMSGACSPIEFSPAKRTAMNGLADALAEGTKQAATNASAYFIDMRKQFEGHGACGSSPWVHSVNLADQTESFHPNAAGHEKGYAAKFSATWG; this comes from the coding sequence ATGCGCAGAATCACGGCGGCCGTCGCAGCCGGCCTGATGACATTCGCCGGACTGGCGGCGGCGAACGCCCCGGCGGAGGCCGCGACCACGGCCGAAGCCGAATACGTCGCGCTCGGCGACTCGTACGCGTCCGGCGTCGGCGCGGGCTCGTACGACCCGGCGAGCGGCGACTGCAAACGGAGCACGAAGAACTATCCGCACCTGTGGGCGGCAGCTCACCCCAAGTACGCGTTGAAGGACGTCACCTGCAGCGGGGCGACCATCGCGGACATCCGCGACAACCAGTTGTCGGCGCTGAGCTCTACGACCAACCTCGTCACGCTCACGGTGGGCGGCAACGACGCCCAGTTCTCGTCGGTGGTCAAGGGCTGCGTCACCGAGAGCGACAGCTACTGCCAGACGGCCACGTCGTGGATGTCGTACTACGCCAGGAACCAGCTGGTGGGTGAACTGACCAGCCTCTACAAGGACATCAAGACGCGCTCACCCAAAGCCCTGATACTCGTCTTCGGCTACCCGCAGACGCTCTCCATGAGTGGCGCGTGCAGCCCGATCGAGTTCAGCCCCGCCAAGCGCACGGCGATGAACGGGCTGGCGGACGCGCTGGCCGAGGGCACCAAGCAGGCGGCGACCAACGCGAGCGCGTACTTCATCGACATGCGCAAGCAGTTCGAGGGGCACGGCGCCTGCGGCTCCTCGCCGTGGGTCCACAGCGTCAACCTGGCGGACCAGACCGAGTCCTTCCACCCCAACGCGGCGGGCCACGAGAAGGGCTACGCGGCGAAGTTCAGCGCCACCTGGGGCTGA
- a CDS encoding transporter substrate-binding domain-containing protein, with protein MAVRTVTMAAVVALLWPLATGCSSEESMFDDGKVHVGAKSDQPGTSSSPHDGVYEGFDITVAKELLASVKVTSPYFSGVLSKNRGPALRNGDLDLVAATYSITAQRMKPRDEGGEGLDFVGPYASTQQGILVREKDYGRYKDDSDLDGKLVCVWKGTTSAEELKKPAYDKIRLREEEDAKYCMKALLAKEVDAVSTDQLILYGFMEAEPGLRVVPGIKFGEPNDYGIAMAKGHRADCERLRDTLRTYVAGNDWERDFENNLPKVPKAERDEARPTADEIDALSCRDKPGNASVD; from the coding sequence ATGGCGGTACGCACAGTGACCATGGCGGCCGTGGTGGCCCTGCTGTGGCCGCTCGCCACGGGTTGTTCCTCCGAGGAGTCGATGTTCGACGACGGCAAGGTGCACGTAGGCGCCAAGAGCGACCAGCCCGGCACCAGTTCCTCGCCGCACGACGGCGTTTACGAGGGCTTCGACATCACCGTGGCCAAGGAGCTGCTGGCCTCGGTGAAGGTCACCTCGCCGTACTTCAGCGGGGTGCTGTCCAAGAACCGCGGCCCCGCGCTGCGCAACGGCGACCTGGACCTCGTGGCCGCCACCTACTCCATCACCGCCCAGCGGATGAAACCCCGCGACGAGGGCGGGGAGGGACTCGACTTCGTGGGCCCGTACGCGTCCACCCAGCAGGGCATCCTCGTACGGGAGAAGGACTACGGGCGCTACAAGGACGACTCCGACCTCGACGGCAAGCTCGTCTGCGTCTGGAAGGGCACCACGTCCGCCGAGGAGCTGAAGAAACCGGCGTACGACAAGATCCGGCTCCGCGAGGAGGAGGACGCCAAGTACTGCATGAAGGCCCTGCTGGCGAAAGAGGTGGACGCCGTCTCCACCGACCAGTTGATCCTGTACGGCTTCATGGAGGCGGAGCCCGGGCTCAGGGTCGTACCGGGCATCAAGTTCGGGGAGCCGAACGACTACGGCATCGCCATGGCCAAGGGCCACCGCGCGGACTGCGAGCGCCTCCGCGACACCCTGCGGACGTACGTCGCCGGCAACGACTGGGAACGCGACTTCGAGAACAACCTGCCCAAGGTCCCCAAGGCCGAACGCGACGAGGCAAGGCCCACGGCCGACGAGATCGACGCCCTGTCCTGCCGGGACAAGCCGGGGAACGCGTCCGTCGACTGA
- a CDS encoding HD domain-containing protein yields MPADPEALRSRWLDALVPAREGARHPEPTPYADNLIKRWSEPQRRYHTLDHLTAVLDHIDTLADYADDPAAVRLAAWFHDAVYLPERSTNEERSARLAERALPEAGVPDGRTREVARLVRLTLTHAPADDDHNGAVLCDADLAILASPPKAYAAYAAAVREEYAFVPEQAFREGRAAVLRQLLDLPRLFRTPYGEREWEERARENLRAELATLTKG; encoded by the coding sequence ATGCCCGCCGACCCCGAAGCCCTGCGCTCCCGCTGGCTCGACGCCCTCGTCCCGGCCCGCGAAGGCGCCCGCCACCCCGAGCCCACCCCGTACGCCGACAACCTGATCAAGCGCTGGTCGGAGCCCCAGCGCCGGTACCACACCCTCGACCACCTCACGGCGGTTCTGGACCACATCGACACGCTCGCGGACTACGCCGACGACCCGGCCGCGGTCCGCCTGGCCGCCTGGTTCCACGACGCCGTGTACCTCCCGGAACGCTCCACGAACGAGGAACGCTCGGCCCGGCTCGCCGAACGCGCCCTCCCCGAGGCCGGTGTCCCGGACGGCAGGACCCGCGAGGTCGCCCGCCTGGTCCGCCTCACCCTCACCCACGCCCCGGCCGACGACGACCACAACGGCGCCGTCCTCTGCGACGCCGACCTCGCGATCCTCGCCTCACCGCCGAAGGCCTACGCCGCGTACGCCGCCGCCGTCCGCGAGGAGTACGCCTTCGTCCCCGAGCAGGCCTTCCGCGAGGGCCGCGCGGCCGTACTCCGCCAACTCCTCGACCTGCCCCGGCTGTTCAGGACGCCGTACGGGGAGCGGGAGTGGGAGGAGCGGGCGCGGGAGAACCTGCGGGCGGAGCTGGCCACGCTCACGAAGGGCTGA
- a CDS encoding Cmx/CmrA family chloramphenicol efflux MFS transporter produces MPLSVYVLGVAVFALGTSEFMLSGLLPPIAEDMDVSIPRAGLLISAFAIGMVVGAPLLAVATLRLPRRTTLVTLITVFGIGQIAGAVAPNYEVLFASRVVSALACAGFWAVGAAVAVAMVPVNARARALAIMIGGLSIANVLGVPAGAFLGEHLGWRSAFWAVAVASAVALVGVVVLVPAIPLPDERPRLGREVRIYRDPQVWLSIGVVALAAGGVFCTFSYLAPLLTDVAGLDDGWVPTVLALFGIGAIIGTAIGGRIADAHLFGVLISGIAASTVILVVLAVLSAYAAAAIVLSFLLGVSCFYTAPALNARMFNVAGAAPTLAGATTTAAFNLGNTGGPWLGGAVIDAGFGFAATAWAGAALMAAAIVLTVVSLRLHRRKGVSRVVTGAGTEAVNPVRTDV; encoded by the coding sequence ATCCCCCTCTCCGTCTACGTCCTCGGCGTCGCCGTCTTCGCGCTCGGCACCAGTGAGTTCATGCTCTCCGGGCTGCTTCCGCCCATCGCCGAAGACATGGACGTGTCCATCCCCCGGGCGGGCCTGCTGATCTCGGCGTTCGCGATCGGGATGGTCGTAGGCGCACCCCTGCTCGCCGTGGCCACTCTCCGCCTCCCTCGCCGCACGACGCTCGTCACCCTGATCACGGTCTTCGGAATCGGCCAGATCGCCGGAGCGGTCGCGCCCAACTACGAGGTGCTCTTCGCCTCCCGGGTCGTCAGCGCACTCGCGTGTGCCGGGTTCTGGGCGGTCGGGGCCGCCGTGGCCGTGGCCATGGTGCCGGTCAACGCGCGGGCCCGGGCGCTGGCCATCATGATCGGCGGGTTGTCGATCGCGAATGTGCTCGGGGTGCCTGCGGGTGCCTTCCTCGGGGAGCACCTCGGATGGCGTTCGGCGTTCTGGGCTGTCGCTGTGGCCTCCGCCGTGGCGCTCGTCGGGGTCGTCGTCCTGGTCCCCGCCATCCCTCTCCCCGACGAGCGGCCCCGGCTCGGACGCGAGGTGCGCATCTATCGCGACCCCCAGGTGTGGCTCTCCATCGGTGTCGTCGCGCTCGCCGCCGGCGGGGTCTTCTGCACGTTCAGCTATCTCGCGCCGCTGCTCACGGACGTCGCCGGGCTGGACGACGGCTGGGTGCCGACCGTGCTCGCGCTGTTCGGGATCGGGGCGATCATCGGTACGGCGATCGGCGGCCGGATCGCCGACGCGCACCTCTTCGGCGTGCTGATCAGCGGTATCGCCGCGTCCACCGTCATCCTCGTCGTCCTCGCGGTCCTCTCCGCGTACGCGGCCGCAGCCATCGTCCTCTCCTTCCTTCTCGGCGTCTCCTGCTTCTACACCGCCCCCGCCCTCAACGCCCGCATGTTCAACGTCGCCGGCGCCGCCCCCACCCTCGCCGGCGCCACCACCACCGCCGCCTTCAACCTCGGCAACACCGGCGGCCCCTGGCTCGGCGGCGCGGTCATCGACGCGGGGTTCGGGTTCGCCGCCACGGCCTGGGCGGGCGCGGCGCTCATGGCGGCGGCCATCGTCCTCACCGTCGTCTCGCTGCGGCTGCATCGCCGAAAGGGCGTCTCCCGCGTCGTCACCGGCGCCGGTACAGAGGCCGTAAATCCCGTACGTACTGACGTCTGA
- a CDS encoding GNAT family N-acetyltransferase has product MGGEQVQQAVDHSLALLGKGLDLQRGRQRDWAGVKAGRLDWSCRRTAVHIAEDLIAYAGQLAGRATSAYVPFELAMEDGSGDADVLDVIRTTGALLSAAVEATPREVRAFHPYPFRAADREGFAAMGVAEVLLHTHDIAEGLGLTAEYAPSVDLCESVLSRLFPHVRPGDNPWATLLWATGRGDLPDRATVTRWHWSNPLHIPAERLTLQGVTPAAAADLAEGGTGGFEWIEGGPIEGTRVGAGMMFKAYEAGVHRPEWGMYVLVREADGLAVGALGHHGAPDEDGRVEVGYDLVESARGHGYMTEALRALADWARERARERGDVSSLFAVVDKVNTPSQGVVSRAGFQLVSDDWADGDQFAYELRLRT; this is encoded by the coding sequence ATGGGCGGGGAACAGGTACAGCAGGCCGTCGATCACAGCCTCGCGCTGCTCGGCAAGGGGTTGGACCTGCAGCGAGGGCGACAGCGCGACTGGGCCGGTGTCAAAGCCGGGCGTCTCGACTGGAGTTGTCGCAGGACCGCCGTCCACATCGCCGAGGATCTCATCGCGTACGCGGGGCAGTTGGCCGGGCGGGCCACCTCCGCGTACGTGCCCTTCGAGCTCGCCATGGAGGACGGCAGCGGCGACGCCGACGTGCTCGACGTCATCCGGACGACCGGCGCGCTGCTCTCCGCCGCCGTCGAGGCCACGCCCCGCGAGGTGCGCGCCTTCCACCCGTACCCGTTCCGCGCGGCCGACCGCGAGGGCTTCGCGGCGATGGGCGTCGCCGAGGTGCTCCTGCACACCCACGACATCGCGGAGGGGCTGGGGCTCACGGCTGAGTACGCCCCGTCCGTCGACCTCTGCGAGTCCGTCCTCTCCCGGCTCTTCCCGCACGTCCGACCCGGCGACAACCCCTGGGCCACGCTTCTGTGGGCCACGGGACGCGGTGACCTGCCCGATCGCGCGACGGTCACCCGATGGCACTGGAGCAACCCCCTCCACATCCCCGCCGAACGCCTCACCCTCCAGGGCGTGACCCCCGCGGCCGCCGCCGACCTCGCCGAGGGCGGCACCGGCGGCTTCGAGTGGATCGAGGGCGGGCCGATCGAGGGGACGCGGGTCGGCGCCGGAATGATGTTCAAGGCGTACGAGGCGGGGGTGCACCGGCCCGAGTGGGGCATGTACGTGCTGGTGCGGGAGGCGGACGGGCTGGCCGTCGGCGCGCTCGGCCACCACGGCGCCCCCGACGAGGACGGCCGCGTCGAGGTCGGCTACGACCTGGTCGAGTCGGCCCGCGGCCACGGCTACATGACCGAGGCGTTGCGCGCGCTGGCCGACTGGGCCCGGGAGCGCGCCCGCGAGCGTGGCGACGTCAGTTCCCTCTTCGCCGTCGTCGACAAGGTCAACACCCCGTCCCAGGGTGTGGTCTCCCGCGCCGGATTCCAACTGGTGAGCGACGACTGGGCGGACGGTGATCAATTCGCGTACGAACTCCGTCTGCGCACCTGA
- a CDS encoding DUF4031 domain-containing protein — translation MTIYIDPPDWPGHGRMWSHLVSDVSYEELHAFAEELGAPRRAFERDHYDIPSHRYADAVRAGAVEVGSKELLRRLTGAGLRRPKRRGPTVSS, via the coding sequence GTGACGATCTATATCGACCCGCCGGACTGGCCGGGGCACGGACGCATGTGGTCGCACCTGGTCAGCGACGTCTCGTACGAGGAACTGCACGCGTTCGCCGAGGAGTTGGGCGCCCCGAGGCGGGCCTTCGAGCGCGACCACTACGACATCCCGTCCCACCGCTACGCCGACGCGGTGCGGGCCGGGGCGGTGGAAGTGGGGTCGAAGGAGCTGCTGCGGCGGCTCACGGGGGCGGGGTTGCGGCGGCCCAAGCGGCGGGGGCCGACGGTCAGTTCTTGA
- a CDS encoding MurR/RpiR family transcriptional regulator, translating to MSDEVKESFAPAEGRTGHAPPAPAALAAKVRTLAPSMTRSMQRVAEAVAADPAGCAALTVTGLAALTGTSEATVVRTARLLGYPGYRDLRLALAGLAAHQQSGAAPSVTADITVDDPLPDVVAKLAYDEQQTLADTAAGLDTAQLGAAVGALAQARRIDVYGVGASGLVAQDLTQKLLRIGLIAQAHSDPHLAVTNAVQLRAKDVAVAITHSGSTSDVIEPLRVAFDHGATTIAITGRPDGPVSQYADHVLTTSTARETELRPAAMSSRTSQLLVVDCLFIGVAQRTYESAAPALSASYEALAHRHRSGGLSR from the coding sequence GTGAGCGATGAAGTGAAGGAAAGTTTCGCACCGGCGGAGGGACGCACGGGACACGCTCCGCCCGCCCCCGCCGCACTCGCGGCGAAGGTGCGCACGCTGGCGCCTTCCATGACCCGTTCCATGCAGCGGGTCGCGGAGGCAGTCGCGGCGGACCCCGCGGGCTGCGCAGCGCTCACCGTCACCGGCCTCGCCGCTCTCACGGGCACCAGCGAGGCGACGGTCGTGCGCACCGCCCGCCTCCTCGGCTACCCCGGATATCGCGATCTGCGCCTCGCCCTCGCCGGGCTCGCCGCCCACCAGCAGTCGGGCGCGGCGCCGTCCGTCACGGCCGACATCACGGTCGACGACCCGCTCCCCGACGTGGTCGCCAAGCTCGCCTACGACGAGCAGCAGACCCTCGCGGACACGGCCGCCGGGCTCGACACGGCCCAGCTCGGCGCGGCGGTCGGCGCGCTCGCGCAGGCCCGCCGCATCGATGTGTACGGGGTGGGGGCGTCCGGCCTGGTCGCCCAGGACCTGACCCAGAAACTGCTGCGCATAGGGCTCATAGCGCAGGCGCACAGCGACCCGCACCTCGCCGTCACCAACGCGGTGCAGCTGCGCGCCAAGGACGTGGCCGTCGCGATCACCCACTCCGGTTCGACGAGCGACGTCATAGAGCCGCTGCGGGTGGCCTTCGACCACGGGGCGACGACGATAGCGATCACCGGCCGGCCGGACGGGCCCGTGTCCCAGTACGCCGACCACGTCCTGACGACGTCGACGGCCCGGGAGACCGAGCTGCGGCCTGCGGCGATGTCGTCCCGGACGAGTCAGCTGCTGGTGGTGGACTGCCTGTTCATAGGGGTGGCGCAGCGGACGTACGAGTCGGCGGCTCCGGCGTTGTCCGCGTCGTACGAGGCGTTGGCGCACCGGCACCGAAGCGGTGGGCTTTCGCGGTAG